Proteins from one Salvelinus fontinalis isolate EN_2023a unplaced genomic scaffold, ASM2944872v1 scaffold_0537, whole genome shotgun sequence genomic window:
- the LOC129846427 gene encoding RING finger protein 122-like produces MDTTYHLPLNVYVIVLGIGLFVFMLSLIFCCYLFRLKQQGTREQFSYNEVVLKGAGKKLSLLGQTCAVCLEEFRTRDELAVCPCSHAFHKKCLLKWLEIRRVCPMCNKPILRLHPDPTQGTEGPQDPEEV; encoded by the exons ATGGATACCACTTACCACCTGCCACTCAATGTCTACGTGATAGTGCTGGGCATCGGCCTGTTCGTCTTCATGCTCAGCCTCATCTTCTGCTGCTACCTCTTCAG GTTGAAACAGCAAGGGACGAGGGAGCAGTTCAGCTACAATGAG GTGGTTCTTAAAGGGGCAGGCAAGAAGCTGAGCCTTCTAGGA CAAACGTGTGCAGTATGTTTGGAAGAGTTTCGGACTAGAGATGAGCTAGCCGTGTGTCCGTGTTCACACGCATTTCACAAGAA GTGCCTGCTGAAGTGGCTGGAGATCCGTAGGGTGTGCCCCATGTGTAATAAGCCCATCCTCAGGCTCCACCCAGACCCCACACAGGGAACTGAGGGGCCCCAGGACCCAGAGGAGGTGTGA